The stretch of DNA GATTAGGTGGTGGACTACGCCAAGCAGGTATTCTCGCAGCACCTGGTATCATTGCATTAACGAAAATGACAGAAAGACTAGCAGAAGATCATGAAAACGCAACAAGATTGGCTAGCAGTCTTCAGGAAATTAATTCCATTGAAGTCGTAAATGACGTTGATACTAATATTATAGTTGTGGATGTAAAAAATACTGGATACTCATCCGAACAGTTTGTTCATTTATTAGAAAAAAACGGTGTTCGTGCAGTGACTTTCGGCCCTACGACAGTTCGATTTACAACCCATTACGACGTCTCTACTAACGATATTGACAGAGCAATTCATATTATTCATTCCATTATTAAGCACTAAGAGTATAACTCTTAGTGCTTTTTTTACGCTTACACTTAGCCGAATCAAGGAAGCACCAGGCGGGAATCCTAAAAAGACTAACATAAGGAGAGGGATCACTTTGATATTTGGTTGCCACGTTAGTATCCGAAATGGATACTATGCCGCTGCAAAAACAGCGAAACAATATAACGCTAGTGCTTTTCAATTTTTCCCGAAAAATCCACGAAGTTTAAAAATAAAAAAATGGGACCGAAATGATACAAAATTGTGTAAAGACTTTTGTACAGAAAATGGGATTCTCTCCATCGCCCACAGCCCATACCCGACAAACCTCATACCGGAAAATGAAGTTATGTTAAAAGCAAATGTGGATTCCATTATAAATGACCTAGAAATTATCGAGGAATGTGGTTCTATTGGACTTGTCGTTCACTTTGGTGTTTATAAAGGAAATAATGTACTACACGGTTATGAAAAAATGATACATACATTAAATGAAGTTTTATCGAGGTGGAATGGAAAAAGTTTGTTGTTAATAGAAAATAACGCAGGAAAAGGTGGAGGTATGGGAACAACAATAGAAGAGCTCGTTCAAATCCGAAATCTTGTAGACTACCCTGAAAAAATCGGCTTTTGTTTGGATAGTTGTCACGCTTTTGCTAGCGGAATGTGGTCGGGTGATAATTGGGAAGAGGTAGAGATAAAAGGAAAGGAATTAGGCTATTTTCAACATGTAAAAGCAGTTCATTTGAATAACTCAAAATACAAAACAGGTTCAATGAAGGATCGTCATGCAAATATCAGTAATGGACAAATAACGATTGAGCAAATGAAACGTTTTATTTTATCTCATTCATTAAAAGACCTTCCAATGATCTTAGAAACACCATCATCGGAAGGTATAACGCATAAAGAAGAAATAAATTATTTAATACAACAGTTTAACTAGATTGAATTTTTCTTTTGTTTATCTTCTTTTCCTTTTCCTTTTCCTTGTTTTACTTGCAAACGATGTACTACATTTGGTTTTGTAACGACAATTTCTTTAATATATTGAATGGTATGCTTATACTGAAACATTAAAGAATCTAAAACTGTTTCTATTTTTTCTACAATAGATGTTTTGATTCCATCTAAT from Sutcliffiella cohnii encodes:
- a CDS encoding deoxyribonuclease IV, encoding MIFGCHVSIRNGYYAAAKTAKQYNASAFQFFPKNPRSLKIKKWDRNDTKLCKDFCTENGILSIAHSPYPTNLIPENEVMLKANVDSIINDLEIIEECGSIGLVVHFGVYKGNNVLHGYEKMIHTLNEVLSRWNGKSLLLIENNAGKGGGMGTTIEELVQIRNLVDYPEKIGFCLDSCHAFASGMWSGDNWEEVEIKGKELGYFQHVKAVHLNNSKYKTGSMKDRHANISNGQITIEQMKRFILSHSLKDLPMILETPSSEGITHKEEINYLIQQFN